Proteins found in one Flavobacterium channae genomic segment:
- a CDS encoding translation initiation factor, with protein MDLSEQLNKLFPDHKVSNEPEATEDIPHELFVQKEPMICKYEKRKGKPTTIISGYEGEEEDFKILAKEIKSKLAVGGSFKDGEIIIQGDYRDKIMKILQDKGFKTKRVGG; from the coding sequence ATGGATTTAAGCGAACAATTAAATAAACTATTTCCAGACCATAAAGTTTCTAACGAACCGGAAGCTACTGAGGATATTCCTCATGAGTTATTCGTTCAAAAAGAACCAATGATTTGTAAATATGAAAAGCGAAAAGGAAAACCTACCACTATAATTTCTGGTTACGAAGGCGAAGAAGAAGATTTTAAAATCTTAGCAAAAGAAATCAAAAGCAAATTGGCTGTTGGCGGAAGCTTTAAAGATGGCGAAATAATCATTCAAGGCGATTATCGTGATAAAATCATGAAAATTTTGCAAGACAAAGGATTCAAAACTAAAAGAGTTGGTGGTTAA
- a CDS encoding GxxExxY protein, whose protein sequence is MKNFPHQELTKSIIGIYYNVYNELGFGFLEKVYHKALLIELKNNGYKIDSEKKVNVYYKNEIVGEYIPDIIINDSIIVELKCVEYLTDIHENQLLNYLKATDCEVGLILNFGKDPQFIRKIFTNDLKKKKR, encoded by the coding sequence ATGAAAAATTTTCCGCATCAAGAATTAACTAAATCTATAATTGGGATTTATTACAATGTTTACAATGAATTAGGTTTTGGTTTTTTAGAAAAAGTATATCATAAAGCATTGCTAATCGAACTCAAGAATAATGGTTATAAAATTGATTCTGAGAAAAAAGTGAATGTATATTATAAAAATGAAATTGTTGGAGAATATATCCCAGACATAATTATAAATGATTCTATAATTGTTGAATTAAAATGCGTTGAATACTTAACCGATATTCATGAAAATCAATTATTAAATTATTTAAAAGCAACCGATTGTGAAGTTGGCTTAATTTTAAATTTTGGGAAAGACCCGCAATTCATTAGAAAAATTTTCACAAACGATTTAAAGAAGAAAAAAAGATAA
- a CDS encoding isopenicillin N synthase family dioxygenase, with the protein MQQIPSVDLRDFLSDDPARKQKFVNEIGKAYEEIGFVALKGHFLDDKLVEGLYSEVRNFFNLPLETKAKYEIPGIGGQRGYVSFGKEHAKGRSAGDLKEFWHFGQYVSEGSKWAGEYPDNVDVTELPKFNEVGKEAYQMLEKTGVYVLRALALYIGLDELYFDKFIKDGNSILRPIHYPPITDEPKDGAVRAAAHGDINLITLLMGAQGKGLQVQNHNGEWVDAIAQPDELMINVGDMLSRHTNNKLKSTIHQVVNPPRELWGSSRYSIPFFMHPVSDMSLNCLSECIDEKNPKLYEDITAGEFLTERLIELGLIKK; encoded by the coding sequence ATGCAACAAATTCCTAGTGTTGACTTACGTGATTTCCTGTCGGATGATCCGGCACGTAAACAAAAATTTGTAAATGAAATCGGAAAAGCCTACGAAGAAATTGGCTTCGTAGCATTAAAAGGTCATTTTTTAGATGACAAATTAGTAGAAGGTTTGTATTCAGAAGTGCGTAACTTCTTTAATCTTCCACTTGAAACCAAAGCTAAATACGAAATTCCAGGTATTGGCGGACAAAGAGGTTATGTTTCTTTTGGTAAAGAACATGCTAAAGGTCGCTCAGCTGGAGATTTAAAAGAGTTTTGGCATTTTGGTCAGTATGTTTCTGAAGGTTCTAAATGGGCTGGAGAATATCCTGATAATGTTGATGTAACTGAATTACCTAAATTCAACGAAGTTGGTAAAGAAGCTTATCAAATGCTAGAAAAAACTGGTGTTTATGTTTTAAGAGCTTTAGCACTTTACATCGGATTAGATGAATTGTACTTTGACAAATTTATCAAAGATGGTAACAGTATTCTAAGACCAATCCACTATCCTCCTATTACTGATGAACCTAAAGATGGTGCCGTTCGCGCAGCAGCTCACGGTGATATCAACTTGATTACCTTATTAATGGGTGCACAAGGAAAAGGATTACAAGTACAAAATCACAATGGCGAATGGGTTGATGCGATTGCACAACCTGACGAATTGATGATTAATGTTGGAGATATGTTATCTAGACACACTAATAACAAATTAAAATCTACAATTCACCAAGTGGTTAATCCACCAAGAGAATTGTGGGGATCTTCTCGTTATTCAATTCCTTTCTTCATGCATCCAGTAAGTGACATGAGTTTAAATTGCTTATCTGAATGTATCGATGAAAAAAATCCTAAGTTATACGAAGACATCACTGCTGGTGAATTTTTAACTGAAAGATTAATTGAATTAGGATTGATTAAGAAATAA
- a CDS encoding alpha-ketoacid dehydrogenase subunit alpha/beta: MNFERKDLSNSQLLDLYKKILKPRLIEEKMLILIRQGKVSKWFSGIGQEAISVGITSVLDKDEYILPMHRNLGVFTTREIPLHRLFSQWQGKKNGFTKGRDRSFHFGTQEYKIIGMISHLGPQLGIADGIALANKLRKNGKVTAVFTGEGATSEGDFHEALNIAAVWELPVLFVIENNGYGLSTPTNEQYRCENLADKGVGYGMESHVVDGNNLLEVYHLISELKASMVDNPRPVLLEFKTFRMRGHEEASGTKYVPQELMDMWAVKDPVENYRSYLKATAVLSDEEDEAIRAEIKKEIDTDWAKVQEEPAIVASLEEELGDVYKPYDFEEFNPSSEVENIRVIDAISNGLRQSMERHENLVIMGQDIAEYGGAFKITDGFVAQFGKERVRNTPICESAVVSAANGLSINGYKAVMEMQFADFVSTGFNPIVNLLAKQHYRWQEKSDVVVRMPCGGGTQAGPFHSQTNEAWFTKTPGLKVVYPAFPYDAKGLLNTAINDPNPVLFFEHKQLYRSVYQDVPKDYYTLPFGKASLIKEGNDVTIISFGAGVHWALETLANNPEIKADLLDLRTLQPMDWDAIYASVKKTNKVIILQEDTLFGGVASDISAMIMENCFEYLDAPVRRVGSLESAIPFMKTLEDQYLPKGRFEKELKELLAY; the protein is encoded by the coding sequence ATGAACTTTGAAAGAAAAGATTTATCGAATTCACAACTACTTGATTTATATAAGAAAATATTAAAACCAAGACTAATTGAAGAGAAGATGTTGATTCTTATCCGTCAAGGGAAAGTATCAAAATGGTTTTCAGGAATCGGACAAGAAGCGATATCTGTTGGTATTACTTCAGTTTTGGATAAAGATGAATATATTTTACCAATGCACCGAAATTTAGGTGTATTCACTACAAGAGAAATTCCGTTGCATCGCTTGTTTTCACAATGGCAAGGAAAGAAAAACGGATTTACAAAAGGTCGTGATAGAAGTTTCCACTTTGGAACCCAAGAATACAAGATTATTGGAATGATTTCGCATTTAGGTCCACAATTAGGAATTGCTGACGGAATCGCTTTAGCTAATAAATTAAGAAAAAATGGTAAAGTTACTGCTGTTTTCACTGGCGAAGGAGCAACATCTGAAGGTGATTTTCACGAAGCATTGAATATTGCTGCTGTTTGGGAATTACCGGTTTTATTTGTGATTGAGAACAATGGTTATGGATTATCAACTCCAACAAATGAGCAATACCGTTGCGAAAACCTTGCTGATAAAGGTGTAGGTTACGGAATGGAAAGTCATGTTGTAGATGGAAATAACTTGTTAGAAGTTTATCATTTGATTTCGGAACTAAAAGCTTCAATGGTAGATAATCCACGTCCTGTTTTATTAGAATTTAAAACGTTTAGAATGCGTGGTCATGAAGAGGCGAGTGGTACGAAATACGTTCCGCAAGAATTAATGGACATGTGGGCGGTAAAAGATCCTGTAGAAAATTATAGAAGTTATTTGAAAGCAACAGCTGTTTTATCGGATGAAGAAGATGAAGCAATTAGAGCTGAAATTAAGAAAGAAATTGATACCGATTGGGCTAAAGTTCAGGAAGAACCTGCAATCGTAGCCTCTTTAGAAGAAGAATTAGGTGATGTTTATAAACCTTATGATTTTGAGGAATTTAATCCATCTTCAGAAGTAGAAAATATCCGTGTGATTGATGCGATTTCGAATGGTTTACGTCAGTCTATGGAACGCCATGAAAATTTAGTTATCATGGGACAAGACATTGCAGAATATGGTGGAGCTTTCAAAATTACAGATGGTTTTGTAGCGCAATTTGGTAAAGAAAGAGTTAGAAATACACCAATTTGTGAAAGTGCTGTTGTTTCAGCTGCAAATGGTTTATCAATTAATGGATATAAAGCGGTAATGGAAATGCAATTTGCTGATTTCGTTTCAACAGGTTTTAATCCAATAGTAAACTTATTAGCAAAGCAACATTACAGATGGCAAGAAAAGTCAGACGTAGTGGTGCGTATGCCTTGTGGTGGTGGTACACAAGCTGGACCTTTCCATTCGCAAACAAATGAGGCTTGGTTTACCAAAACACCAGGTTTAAAAGTAGTTTATCCAGCATTTCCTTATGATGCGAAAGGATTGTTGAATACTGCTATTAATGATCCAAATCCAGTATTATTCTTTGAACATAAACAATTATATAGAAGTGTTTATCAAGATGTTCCAAAAGATTATTACACATTGCCTTTTGGAAAAGCGTCTTTAATTAAAGAAGGAAATGATGTAACGATTATTTCGTTTGGAGCAGGGGTGCATTGGGCATTAGAAACGTTAGCAAACAATCCAGAAATTAAAGCAGATTTATTAGATTTAAGAACATTACAACCAATGGATTGGGATGCAATTTATGCTTCAGTTAAGAAGACAAATAAAGTAATTATTCTGCAAGAAGATACGTTATTTGGTGGAGTTGCTAGTGATATTTCAGCTATGATTATGGAAAACTGTTTTGAGTATTTAGATGCTCCAGTAAGAAGAGTTGGAAGTTTAGAATCGGCTATTCCATTCATGAAAACATTAGAAGATCAATATTTACCTAAAGGTAGATTTGAAAAGGAATTAAAAGAATTATTGGCTTATTAA
- a CDS encoding WG repeat-containing protein produces MNKKLLQLFLLVTVFGFSQNSQLIPFVSSSKWGFSDKSGKVMIQPVYDSVGFFNTSSVGLKDLTFAYVYQNKKMGVIDLKNKILLPSTYQFVRNVNNTFHFIATNEQGKSGLVSADNQIVLPFEYDAIDDILNGSFILKKNNRIGLADAYGKIVIPVVYDQIVFVDEDKGTKKCRWRVNNEKITQYLFTAIYEDPNDEIMYSVDALESIETTVANYTSDENSKDFEEKIPIRYQSDLFLLKKKNLFGFSDVKEKIGFKPKFKQLEYFFNLNDFKKGRKHYLIIEENNKKGLVDGKGNVLLQAEYDNFEKKYHYLEVSKEFKKGVFFLSTNQIVFSDFNEIKTAIKLDDDFVVALVTNTEDNSYYYIGENGVIYKN; encoded by the coding sequence ATGAACAAGAAATTATTGCAGCTATTTTTATTAGTAACCGTTTTTGGTTTTTCTCAGAACAGCCAACTGATTCCGTTTGTTTCGTCTTCTAAATGGGGATTTAGTGATAAAAGCGGAAAAGTGATGATTCAACCTGTTTATGATAGTGTTGGTTTTTTCAATACGAGTTCGGTTGGATTGAAAGATTTGACATTTGCCTATGTGTATCAAAACAAAAAGATGGGTGTAATTGATTTGAAAAACAAAATATTACTGCCTTCAACATATCAATTTGTGAGAAATGTTAATAATACATTCCATTTTATTGCTACTAATGAACAAGGGAAATCGGGGTTAGTTTCGGCTGATAATCAGATTGTTTTACCTTTTGAGTATGATGCAATTGATGATATTTTAAATGGTTCTTTTATTCTTAAGAAAAATAATAGAATAGGATTAGCAGATGCTTATGGAAAAATTGTTATTCCGGTTGTTTATGATCAAATTGTATTTGTAGATGAAGATAAAGGTACTAAAAAATGTCGTTGGCGTGTAAACAATGAAAAGATTACACAATATCTTTTTACCGCTATTTATGAAGATCCGAATGATGAAATCATGTATAGTGTTGATGCACTTGAATCAATAGAAACCACTGTTGCTAATTATACTTCAGATGAAAACTCAAAAGATTTTGAAGAAAAAATTCCCATTCGATACCAAAGTGATTTATTTCTCTTAAAGAAGAAAAACTTATTTGGCTTTTCGGATGTAAAAGAAAAAATAGGATTTAAGCCTAAATTTAAACAGTTGGAGTACTTTTTTAATTTGAATGACTTTAAAAAAGGTAGAAAACATTATTTAATTATTGAAGAGAACAATAAAAAAGGATTAGTTGATGGTAAAGGAAATGTATTGCTTCAAGCTGAATATGATAATTTTGAGAAAAAATATCACTATTTAGAAGTAAGTAAAGAATTTAAAAAAGGTGTTTTCTTTTTGTCGACAAATCAAATTGTTTTTTCTGATTTTAATGAGATTAAAACTGCTATTAAATTAGATGATGATTTTGTAGTTGCATTGGTTACAAATACTGAAGACAATAGTTATTATTACATTGGTGAAAACGGTGTGATTTATAAAAATTAA
- a CDS encoding alpha/beta hydrolase — protein sequence MKYLVCFSMFFVVLLSCSNNQLQNDPIPNHETFTIASKLLSENRVINVWFPENYKNSSDSLPVLYMLDGGIKEDFPHVANTLAELIKSNKIKPIILVGIENTQRRRDLTPPTTVAKDKEIAPVVGGSAIFRQFIKEELIPEVNTKFRTTAKKGIIGESLAGLFITETFLTTPDLFDFYIAFDPSLWWNNKQLVKDAANYLKSFPKTNKTFWFAGSSAKDIFKNTNTLNEILSKNALPNLKWQYSPEKKEEHHTIFRATKEKALIWTLNQ from the coding sequence ATGAAATATTTAGTTTGTTTTTCAATGTTTTTTGTTGTTTTGTTAAGTTGTTCTAATAATCAATTGCAAAACGATCCAATCCCAAATCATGAAACTTTTACAATTGCTTCTAAACTTCTCAGTGAAAACAGAGTAATAAATGTTTGGTTTCCTGAAAATTATAAAAATTCATCAGATTCATTACCAGTTTTGTACATGCTTGATGGTGGCATAAAAGAAGATTTTCCGCATGTTGCCAATACTTTAGCAGAATTAATTAAGAGTAATAAAATTAAGCCAATTATTTTAGTTGGTATTGAAAATACACAAAGAAGAAGAGATTTAACTCCGCCAACAACAGTTGCAAAAGACAAAGAAATTGCTCCAGTAGTAGGTGGTTCGGCAATATTCAGACAATTTATTAAAGAAGAATTGATTCCTGAAGTAAACACAAAATTTAGAACTACAGCTAAAAAAGGAATTATAGGAGAATCGTTAGCCGGACTTTTTATCACCGAAACTTTTCTAACAACTCCTGATTTATTTGACTTTTACATTGCTTTCGATCCTTCATTATGGTGGAATAACAAACAATTGGTAAAAGATGCGGCTAACTATTTAAAATCATTTCCGAAAACCAATAAAACATTTTGGTTTGCGGGTTCTAGTGCAAAAGATATCTTTAAAAACACCAATACGTTAAATGAAATATTGAGTAAAAATGCGCTTCCAAATTTAAAATGGCAATATTCACCAGAAAAGAAAGAAGAGCATCACACCATTTTTAGAGCTACAAAAGAAAAAGCTCTGATTTGGACATTGAATCAATAA
- a CDS encoding Bax inhibitor-1/YccA family protein — MNSENNVVVSYATDADRATFFKKTYSHVAYAILAFMLVEAILLRIVPMDWILAMMGGKFVWLFILGLFWLGSTLSDRLVFHPDRDKQYLGLGLYVLLEAIIFLPMIAIAVLYSGGEMIMQAAIITLFMFSGLTAVVFMTKTDFSFLRTAITIGGFVALGVIVVGAIFGFNLGLWFSVGMVVLASASILYQTSQIKDQFSTDQYVGASLQLFASIMLLFWYVLRILMSRK, encoded by the coding sequence ATGAACTCAGAAAACAATGTGGTAGTTTCTTATGCAACGGATGCAGACAGAGCTACTTTTTTCAAAAAGACATATAGTCATGTTGCCTATGCTATTTTAGCTTTTATGTTAGTAGAAGCTATTTTATTGCGAATTGTTCCAATGGATTGGATATTAGCAATGATGGGAGGGAAATTCGTTTGGTTATTTATATTAGGATTATTTTGGTTAGGTTCAACTTTATCAGACCGTTTGGTTTTTCATCCTGATAGAGATAAGCAATATTTAGGCTTAGGATTATATGTATTATTAGAAGCCATTATTTTCTTACCAATGATTGCTATTGCCGTTTTATATTCGGGTGGCGAAATGATTATGCAAGCAGCTATCATTACTTTATTCATGTTTTCTGGATTAACTGCTGTTGTTTTTATGACAAAAACCGATTTCTCTTTTTTAAGAACAGCTATCACAATTGGAGGATTTGTTGCTTTGGGAGTAATTGTTGTAGGAGCAATTTTTGGATTTAATTTAGGATTATGGTTCTCAGTTGGAATGGTTGTATTAGCATCGGCTAGTATTTTATACCAAACAAGTCAAATTAAAGACCAATTCAGTACAGATCAATACGTGGGAGCTTCATTACAATTATTTGCTTCTATTATGTTATTATTCTGGTATGTATTGCGAATTTTAATGAGCAGAAAGTAA
- a CDS encoding matrixin family metalloprotease, translated as MKHSNQKKHFTRFKKVAVHEFGHNLGLPHCSDKTCVMTDAVESVQTIDNAKLALCGKCKAQLN; from the coding sequence ATTAAACATTCGAATCAAAAGAAACATTTTACGCGCTTTAAAAAAGTTGCTGTGCATGAATTTGGACACAATTTAGGTTTACCACATTGTTCTGATAAAACTTGCGTTATGACGGATGCTGTGGAAAGTGTACAAACAATTGATAATGCTAAATTAGCGTTGTGTGGGAAATGTAAAGCGCAATTGAATTAA
- a CDS encoding maleate cis-trans isomerase family protein codes for MKKYRIGQIVPSSNITMETEIPAIFRSRETILPERFTFHSSRMRMKKVTKEELEAMDKMSLKCAQELSDAHIDVMGYACLVAIMSMGRGYHCVSEVNLHQETVANDFPTPIVTSAGALINGLKVLGAKQISIITPYMRPLTDKVVDYIEHQGIKVKESIALEIPDNLEVAAQNPMNLLEIYKQLDLTDVDVLVASACVQMPSLEAIDLIQAECGIPVTSAAVCTTYEMMKKLNIEAKSAIGGELLSGKY; via the coding sequence ATGAAAAAATACAGAATAGGACAAATTGTTCCTTCTTCAAATATTACAATGGAAACGGAAATTCCAGCAATTTTCCGTTCAAGAGAAACGATTTTACCAGAACGCTTTACTTTTCATAGCAGTAGAATGCGAATGAAAAAAGTAACCAAAGAAGAACTGGAAGCTATGGATAAAATGAGTTTAAAATGTGCTCAAGAATTATCTGATGCTCACATAGATGTTATGGGTTACGCTTGTTTGGTTGCAATTATGAGTATGGGGCGCGGTTATCATTGTGTTTCAGAAGTAAATTTACACCAAGAAACCGTAGCGAATGACTTCCCTACTCCAATTGTAACTTCTGCTGGTGCTTTGATTAATGGATTGAAAGTTTTAGGTGCCAAACAAATTTCCATTATTACCCCGTATATGCGTCCATTAACGGACAAAGTAGTGGATTATATCGAACATCAAGGTATAAAAGTAAAAGAAAGCATTGCATTGGAAATTCCTGATAATTTAGAAGTTGCAGCTCAAAACCCAATGAATTTATTGGAAATCTACAAACAATTGGATTTAACGGATGTAGATGTTTTAGTAGCTTCAGCTTGTGTGCAAATGCCTTCTTTAGAGGCCATCGATTTAATTCAGGCAGAATGTGGCATTCCGGTTACTTCTGCAGCCGTTTGTACTACGTATGAAATGATGAAAAAATTAAATATTGAAGCAAAATCAGCTATTGGAGGTGAATTATTGAGTGGAAAATATTAA
- a CDS encoding fumarylacetoacetate hydrolase family protein, with translation MKLLTYTTKDNNESRLGFIHNNQVIDMQDFGDVSNFPLPNDMLELIDLGYEIIEEITDLIADTPENFFEEIAHEIDDVIFMAPIEKPRKNIIGIGLNYTEHIAESARTLDTTGKLPAKPIIFSKPPTTVTATNTEIIKNTKLTEQLDWEVELAVIISKKGKYVPKSEALDYVFGYTVINDISARDCRREGQWIVSKGQDTFAPMGPILVTKDEIENPHNLNLSLKVNGVEKQNSNTKFMLFNINDLIEDLSTVFTLEAGDIIATGTPAGVGAGRDPQEWMYNGDVVEATVEGIGTIVNTVKEI, from the coding sequence ATGAAATTACTTACTTATACAACTAAAGATAACAACGAATCACGATTAGGATTCATTCACAACAATCAAGTAATCGACATGCAAGATTTTGGAGATGTTTCCAATTTCCCGTTACCAAACGACATGTTAGAATTAATTGATTTGGGATATGAAATTATTGAAGAAATCACAGATTTAATTGCAGATACACCAGAGAATTTCTTCGAGGAAATCGCTCATGAAATAGATGATGTTATTTTCATGGCACCTATTGAAAAACCTCGTAAAAATATTATTGGAATTGGATTAAATTATACTGAACATATTGCCGAAAGTGCTCGTACTTTAGATACAACAGGAAAATTACCAGCCAAACCAATTATCTTCTCAAAACCACCAACTACAGTAACGGCAACTAATACGGAGATTATCAAAAATACCAAGCTAACAGAACAATTGGACTGGGAAGTTGAATTAGCTGTAATTATCTCAAAGAAAGGGAAATACGTACCAAAATCTGAAGCATTAGATTATGTATTTGGCTATACGGTTATTAACGATATTTCGGCACGTGATTGTCGTCGTGAAGGACAATGGATTGTTTCTAAGGGTCAAGATACTTTTGCTCCTATGGGACCAATTTTAGTAACTAAAGACGAAATTGAAAACCCTCACAACTTGAATTTATCATTAAAAGTAAATGGCGTTGAAAAACAAAATTCAAATACAAAATTCATGTTGTTCAATATTAATGATTTGATTGAAGATTTAAGTACCGTTTTTACTTTAGAAGCTGGTGATATCATTGCAACCGGAACTCCTGCAGGTGTTGGTGCCGGTCGTGATCCTCAAGAATGGATGTACAATGGTGATGTAGTAGAAGCAACTGTTGAAGGAATCGGAACAATTGTAAATACAGTAAAAGAAATATAG